Proteins found in one Megalobrama amblycephala isolate DHTTF-2021 linkage group LG5, ASM1881202v1, whole genome shotgun sequence genomic segment:
- the si:ch211-195o20.7 gene encoding cytospin-A isoform X1, which yields MKEELRSCKEKIQAEREEWQQFQADLKVALVVSDRLRAESEEELSSLRAAMQDMGTQLADALQGRREVEGQLESLRVELEQSKQKLKQVTGNHQAMPALKGLEKQVEGYKKSTGPEEHLWTDEIKGKREIHISGTTERSRSLCRLPSNYPDVVVNGTSQPSVTMTTESTPQSKTQAVSLEQQNNRTSSIKDKKVENSNPQTCSSSGLDVTNKINRTRTQEDFPSGLRSLRLHGSSRRNSLLRWCQGRTQGYKNIEITNFSSCWVDGLAFCAIYHSYLPSHIPFDKLSPENKKENLTLAFQTGEGFGISASLTVEEMLKDDAPDWHRVLEYVECIYRHFEM from the exons GCAGAACGTGAGGAGTGGCAGCAATTCCAGGCTGACCTGAAGGTGGCGCTAGTGGTTTCAGACAGACTGAGGGCAGAATCTGAGGAAGAGCTAAGTTCTTTAAGAGCAGCAATGCAGGACATGGGCACACAGCTAGCCGATGCCTTACAGGGTCGTCGGGAGGTCGAAGGTCAACTGGAGAGCCTCAGAGTTGAACTGGAGCAGAGCAAGCAGAAATTGAAGCAGGTCACAGGCAACCACCAGGCGATGCCGGCACTGAAGGGCCTAGAGAAACAAGTGGAGGGTTATAAGAAGAGCACTGGACCCGAAGAGCATCTGTGGACAGATGAGATAAAGGGAAAAAGAGAAATACACATCTCTGGTACTACAGAGAGGTCAAG AAGTCTGTGCAGACTGCCCTCCAATTACCCTGATGTCGTTGTAAATGGTACTTCCCAACCCTCCGTTACTATGACAACAGAATCT ACTCCTCAGAGCAAGACTCAAGCAGTAAGTTTAGAGCAGCAGAACAACAGGACCAGCTCCATTAAAG ATAAGAAAGTGGAGAATTCAAACCCACAAACATGCAGCTCATCGGGTTTAGATGTGACAAATAAGATCAACAGGACAAG GACACAGGAGGATTTCCCATCAGGACTCAGGTCGCTGAGGCTTCATGGAAGTTCCAGGCGGAACTCCCTGCTTCGCTGGTGTCAAGGCAGAACTCAGGGATACAAG AATATTGAGATCACTAATTTCAGCAGTTGCTGGGTGGACGGTTTGGCCTTTTGTGCGATTTATCACAGTTACCTCCCCTCTCACATACCATTTGACAAACTCAGTCCAGAGAACAAG AAAGAGAACCTCACTCTAGCATTCCAGACTGGAGAAGGTTTTGGAATCTCTGCATCACTG ACGGTGGAGGAGATGCTAAAAGATGATGCACCGGACTGGCACAGAGTTCTGGAATACGTAGAGTGCATCTACCGACATTTTGAGATGTGA
- the si:ch211-195o20.7 gene encoding cytospin-A isoform X2 has protein sequence MKEELRSCKEKIQAEREEWQQFQADLKVALVVSDRLRAESEEELSSLRAAMQDMGTQLADALQGRREVEGQLESLRVELEQSKQKLKQVTGNHQAMPALKGLEKQVEGYKKSTGPEEHLWTDEIKGKREIHISGTTERSSLCRLPSNYPDVVVNGTSQPSVTMTTESTPQSKTQAVSLEQQNNRTSSIKDKKVENSNPQTCSSSGLDVTNKINRTRTQEDFPSGLRSLRLHGSSRRNSLLRWCQGRTQGYKNIEITNFSSCWVDGLAFCAIYHSYLPSHIPFDKLSPENKKENLTLAFQTGEGFGISASLTVEEMLKDDAPDWHRVLEYVECIYRHFEM, from the exons GCAGAACGTGAGGAGTGGCAGCAATTCCAGGCTGACCTGAAGGTGGCGCTAGTGGTTTCAGACAGACTGAGGGCAGAATCTGAGGAAGAGCTAAGTTCTTTAAGAGCAGCAATGCAGGACATGGGCACACAGCTAGCCGATGCCTTACAGGGTCGTCGGGAGGTCGAAGGTCAACTGGAGAGCCTCAGAGTTGAACTGGAGCAGAGCAAGCAGAAATTGAAGCAGGTCACAGGCAACCACCAGGCGATGCCGGCACTGAAGGGCCTAGAGAAACAAGTGGAGGGTTATAAGAAGAGCACTGGACCCGAAGAGCATCTGTGGACAGATGAGATAAAGGGAAAAAGAGAAATACACATCTCTGGTACTACAGAGAGGTCAAG TCTGTGCAGACTGCCCTCCAATTACCCTGATGTCGTTGTAAATGGTACTTCCCAACCCTCCGTTACTATGACAACAGAATCT ACTCCTCAGAGCAAGACTCAAGCAGTAAGTTTAGAGCAGCAGAACAACAGGACCAGCTCCATTAAAG ATAAGAAAGTGGAGAATTCAAACCCACAAACATGCAGCTCATCGGGTTTAGATGTGACAAATAAGATCAACAGGACAAG GACACAGGAGGATTTCCCATCAGGACTCAGGTCGCTGAGGCTTCATGGAAGTTCCAGGCGGAACTCCCTGCTTCGCTGGTGTCAAGGCAGAACTCAGGGATACAAG AATATTGAGATCACTAATTTCAGCAGTTGCTGGGTGGACGGTTTGGCCTTTTGTGCGATTTATCACAGTTACCTCCCCTCTCACATACCATTTGACAAACTCAGTCCAGAGAACAAG AAAGAGAACCTCACTCTAGCATTCCAGACTGGAGAAGGTTTTGGAATCTCTGCATCACTG ACGGTGGAGGAGATGCTAAAAGATGATGCACCGGACTGGCACAGAGTTCTGGAATACGTAGAGTGCATCTACCGACATTTTGAGATGTGA